The following proteins come from a genomic window of Lytechinus pictus isolate F3 Inbred chromosome 1, Lp3.0, whole genome shotgun sequence:
- the LOC129267414 gene encoding dihydrolipoyllysine-residue acetyltransferase component of pyruvate dehydrogenase complex, mitochondrial-like → MAYLCLRSSTLLKPRLIYQLQKPCRLYSSEDLPAHYKITLPALSPTMEVGTVVRWEKQVGDQLNDGDLLCEIETDKATMGFESSEEGYLAKIFVEEGSKDVPVGRLLCIIAEEESGIEAFKDFEDPGVIETPPGPPAPIKESPPAQAAAPPPPPPRPSPSSAPAPAAAPATPPRPPPVPMAPPAAGTTQGRVFASPLARKLAAERGINLNSLQGTGPGGRIVKADIESYVPGAAVPMSAAVPGAGFTDIPVDALRMEQANAAVYSKQTIPHYYLMADIDVGSVLRLQGSLNRMVSEESPITLNEFVIKAAALSCQKIPDANSAWFGDKIRQYHNVDVNIAVTSDYGTITPIINAANTKGLEAIRQEVDYVTAQAQDGKMQTQVSDVVYITWRCKN, encoded by the exons ATGGCATACCT aTGTTTGAGAAGTTCCACCCTGTTGAAGCCCAGGCTCATCTATCAGTTACAGAAGCCATGCAGGTTATACTCATCAGAAG ATTTACCTGCCCATTACAAGATTACTCTTCCTGCTCTGTCTCCAACCATGGAAGTTGGCACTGTAGTTAGATGGGAGAAACAG GTTGGAGATCAGCTGAATGACGGGGATCTGTTGTGTGAGATTGAGACAGACAAGGCAACCATGGGCTTTGAGTCTTCGGAAGAGGGTTACCTGGCAAAGATCTTTGTGGAAGAAGGTTCCAAGGATGTACCTGTTGGAAGG ttGCTGTGTATCATTGCCGAGGAGGAATCCGGAATAGAAGCTTTCAAGGACTTTGAAGATCCAGGAGTGATTGAAACACCTCCGGGTCCGCCAGCTCCTATCAAAGAAAGTCCA CCAGCTCAAGCTGCTGCTCCTCCACCACCCCCTCCACGCCCATCACCAAGCTCCGCCCCAGCACCGGCTGCTGCACCGGCAACACCACCAAGGCCTCCTCCGGTTCCCATGGCTCCCCCTGCAGCTGGCACCACTCAGGGGAGGGTGTTTGCAAGCCCCTTGGCAAGAAAACTAGCAGCAGAACGAGGAATCAATCTAAAT AGTCTTCAAGGGACTGGTCCAGGGGGGCGTATCGTGAAGGCAGACATAGAATCTTACGTACCAGGAGCTGCAGTACCCATGTCAGCTGCAGTCCCAGGGGCTGGTTTCACGGATATACCAGTAGACGCTCTCAGAATG GAGCAAGCCAACGCTGCAGTGTATTCTAAACAGACAATACCCCATTACTATCTCATGGCTGACATAGATGTAGGCTCAGTACTCAG GTTACAAGGCAGTCTGAATAGGATGGTTAGTGAGGAGAGCCCTATAACTCTCAATGAATTTGTCATCAAGGCTGCTGCGTTGTCTTGTCAGAAGATCCCTGATGCCAACTCAGCTTGGTTTGGTGACAAGATCAGGCA ATACCACAACGTGGATGTAAATATTGCAGTGACTTCTGACTATGGAACAATAACTCCCATCATCAATGCAGCAAATACTAAG GGTTTAGAAGCAATAAGACAGGAAGTCGACTATGTGACGGCTCAAGCGCAAGATGGCAAAATGCAAACACAGGTTAGTGACGTAGTGTATATTACTTGGAGATGTAAAAATtaa